In Catenulispora sp. MAP5-51, a genomic segment contains:
- a CDS encoding PaaI family thioesterase: MRYPTAISDLLGFRITAVGPGTASVEVTVDAAALHGNQQGTLHGGFLTELADAAIGTAHSTVVAAGESFTSIDIRATFLRPVWRGTLTAHARPSHSGRTITHYVCDVLREDGKAVANVTSTMMTLRGEGAAGR, from the coding sequence CTGCGCTATCCGACCGCGATCTCTGACCTGCTCGGCTTCCGCATCACCGCGGTCGGCCCCGGCACCGCCTCGGTCGAGGTCACGGTCGACGCCGCGGCGCTGCACGGCAACCAGCAGGGCACGCTCCACGGCGGCTTCCTCACCGAGCTCGCCGACGCCGCGATCGGCACGGCGCACTCCACGGTGGTGGCCGCGGGCGAGTCGTTCACCAGCATCGACATCCGCGCGACGTTCCTGCGGCCGGTGTGGCGCGGCACGCTGACCGCCCACGCGCGGCCCTCGCATTCCGGGCGCACGATCACGCACTACGTGTGCGACGTGCTGCGCGAGGACGGCAAGGCGGTCGCGAACGTCACCAGCACGATGATGACGCTGCGCGGGGAGGGTGCCGCCGGGCGCTAG
- a CDS encoding PLP-dependent aminotransferase family protein produces the protein MRTEHYKTIAEEIAAAIRSGALPAGTRLPTHRELARERGIAVATVSRVYAQLTAAGLVSGEVGRGSFVRDQSGYSGLEPRRLPLPTRVADLSFNQPLAPGQGETLRRALRELANEGDLEALLAQHPPGGREHDRAAVATYLLDRGVDVPPGNVLVTSGAQQAIDVAAAALLAPGAVMAVDAVTYPGAKLVSTARHVELAAVRCDADGTDVDELEALCARRAVSVLYLMPTVHNPLGFVLGTEHRERIAALARQRDLMIIEDATYAFLESVAPPPLQALAPERTVYVGSLSKNLATGLRFGYLVAPDHLLSALTRALRTSTWGSPSLITTLVTRWLRDGTVEKLEAERRADAQWRQAAAREAFADVDYIAHPAGYSGWLPLPEETRADQVAACLAEHGILVSTGDAFAVPPFAPNALRLALASVAGDRLGVVLRQVAEAVVRG, from the coding sequence ATGCGCACCGAGCACTACAAGACGATCGCCGAGGAGATCGCCGCCGCGATCCGCTCCGGCGCGCTGCCGGCCGGCACCCGCTTGCCCACGCACCGCGAGCTGGCCCGCGAGCGCGGCATCGCGGTGGCGACAGTCAGCCGGGTCTACGCGCAGCTGACCGCCGCCGGCCTGGTCAGCGGCGAGGTCGGACGCGGCAGCTTCGTCCGCGACCAAAGCGGCTACAGCGGCCTGGAACCGCGACGGCTCCCGTTGCCCACACGCGTGGCCGACCTGTCGTTCAACCAACCGCTGGCGCCGGGCCAGGGCGAGACGCTGCGGCGCGCGCTGCGGGAGCTGGCTAACGAAGGCGACCTGGAGGCGCTGCTCGCACAGCATCCGCCCGGCGGCCGCGAGCACGACCGGGCCGCGGTGGCGACGTATTTGCTGGATCGCGGGGTGGACGTCCCGCCGGGGAACGTGCTGGTCACGTCCGGTGCGCAGCAGGCGATCGACGTCGCGGCCGCGGCGCTGCTCGCCCCGGGCGCGGTCATGGCCGTCGATGCGGTGACGTATCCGGGTGCGAAGCTGGTCTCCACCGCGCGCCACGTCGAGCTGGCGGCAGTGCGCTGCGATGCCGACGGGACCGACGTCGATGAGCTGGAAGCACTGTGCGCGCGCCGCGCGGTATCAGTGCTCTACCTCATGCCGACCGTGCACAATCCACTGGGATTCGTGCTCGGCACCGAGCACAGGGAACGCATCGCGGCGCTCGCTCGACAGCGCGACCTGATGATCATCGAGGACGCGACCTACGCGTTCCTCGAATCGGTCGCGCCACCGCCGCTGCAAGCCCTGGCGCCGGAGCGGACCGTCTACGTCGGCAGCCTGTCGAAGAACCTGGCGACCGGCCTGCGGTTCGGCTACCTGGTCGCGCCCGACCACCTCCTCAGCGCACTGACCCGGGCCCTGCGCACCTCGACCTGGGGGAGTCCGAGCCTGATCACAACGCTGGTCACGCGCTGGCTTCGCGATGGGACGGTCGAGAAGCTGGAGGCCGAGCGCCGCGCCGATGCCCAATGGCGGCAGGCGGCGGCGCGGGAGGCGTTCGCAGACGTCGACTACATCGCCCATCCCGCCGGCTACTCCGGCTGGCTGCCGCTGCCGGAGGAGACACGCGCCGATCAGGTCGCCGCGTGTCTCGCCGAGCACGGCATCCTGGTCTCCACCGGCGACGCCTTCGCGGTGCCGCCGTTCGCGCCGAACGCGCTGCGTTTGGCGTTGGCATCGGTGGCAGGAGACCGCCTCGGCGTGGTGCTGCGCCAGGTCGCCGAGGCGGTCGTCCGGGGTTAG
- a CDS encoding cell wall-binding repeat-containing protein has product MSRPRRITAIALSSISGFAGLAPIAAHAAGGGPVVIHVDDAPGVHCSDTAAGAGSVAEPFCSVGAAVATATPGSTVLVAGLTATGSVGSNENRHVVETPITPPSGTPGSPVTIAAADPGVELDPGLSNQPVFDLDGVHDVTIKGFFLAQDGESAVTGTGGARLTLTGNSIAGAVHLTGTTDATVTDNMFWTGMTVDGNATGTDIAMNVFMQYDGLRVVDAPHTEIVNNTASATDINIGGASPDPVIENNVARTLWVSGDAMTGATVDYNILNGGQYAADYNWGTTTYQNPAAFQAGTGLGTHDLDGDPKLMQGWSQTYMPAAGSPVIGSGDPHAPGVPATDFLGQPTAGATLDRGAVQDTGLGETKLTIGLVTDASTYRTRTFTAARAGDLSSTGVTYSFDFGDGHVQPASSSPTATHTYAADGDYTVTVTVKDAAGHSIQTSQGLMILPRSRPDLVMATSGMNASGYVYVEAQPPGGYQTNYVPQGWYDFDWGDGSAVYHGGSNGAAHVVGYGHTYAPGSTPTITMRYTDSAGWQWAWTYDPVHDVQSPTVGNPPSPGGWILPGGTSGGGNPGGGGGGGTGGGGGGGGTTPGGPSGPGGPTGTAGQPAVTRLGGSDRYTTARTVSQAQWHNGAADAVILARGDKAPDALAGVPLAAHLHGPLLLTDPKALDGATRAEIDRVLGGPASKKTIDILGGADAVSPTIEQELRKAGYTVNRIGGTDRFSTALDVAKAFGPATETIVATGLDFPDALTAGPLGAVRNAPIVLSDGTSLDAATAAFVKSHQTIDAVGGQAVKAVAAGAPGKTVHDLAGTDRFSTAQAVAAAVVATTGHTPAGVGVAYAFNFPDALTGGAYAANAGQPLLLTDATTVAPSALSSLQSWRATLTAVEIFGGTKVVSQGAEDTIAKAVGGVER; this is encoded by the coding sequence GTGTCAAGACCACGACGTATCACTGCGATCGCGCTGTCGTCCATATCCGGGTTCGCCGGGCTCGCGCCGATCGCCGCCCACGCGGCCGGCGGCGGTCCCGTCGTCATCCACGTCGACGACGCACCCGGCGTCCACTGCTCCGACACCGCCGCCGGCGCCGGGAGCGTCGCAGAGCCCTTCTGCTCGGTCGGTGCGGCCGTGGCGACTGCGACGCCCGGCTCGACCGTGCTGGTCGCGGGACTGACGGCCACGGGAAGTGTCGGGAGCAACGAGAACCGCCACGTCGTCGAGACCCCGATCACCCCGCCCTCGGGGACACCGGGCTCGCCGGTGACCATCGCCGCCGCGGACCCCGGCGTCGAGCTCGACCCGGGGCTGTCGAACCAGCCGGTGTTCGACCTCGACGGCGTCCACGACGTGACGATCAAGGGCTTCTTCCTCGCCCAGGACGGGGAGTCGGCCGTCACCGGCACGGGTGGGGCCCGGCTGACCCTGACCGGCAACTCCATCGCCGGCGCCGTGCACCTCACCGGCACGACGGACGCCACCGTCACGGACAACATGTTCTGGACCGGGATGACCGTCGACGGCAACGCGACCGGCACCGACATCGCGATGAACGTCTTCATGCAGTACGACGGGCTGAGGGTCGTCGACGCGCCGCACACCGAGATCGTCAACAACACCGCGAGCGCCACGGACATCAATATCGGCGGCGCGTCCCCCGACCCGGTCATCGAGAACAACGTCGCACGCACGCTGTGGGTCAGCGGCGACGCGATGACCGGCGCGACCGTCGACTACAACATCCTCAACGGCGGCCAGTACGCCGCCGACTACAACTGGGGCACCACCACCTACCAGAATCCGGCCGCCTTCCAGGCCGGCACCGGCTTGGGCACCCACGACCTCGACGGCGATCCGAAGCTCATGCAGGGCTGGTCGCAGACGTACATGCCCGCCGCCGGCTCGCCGGTAATCGGCTCGGGCGACCCCCACGCGCCGGGCGTTCCGGCCACGGACTTCCTCGGCCAGCCGACGGCCGGCGCGACCCTGGACCGCGGCGCGGTCCAGGACACCGGCCTCGGCGAGACCAAGCTGACGATCGGGCTCGTCACCGACGCTTCGACGTACCGGACCCGGACCTTCACCGCCGCACGCGCCGGAGACCTGTCCTCGACCGGCGTCACGTACTCGTTCGACTTCGGCGACGGCCACGTCCAACCGGCGAGCTCCTCGCCGACCGCGACCCACACCTACGCCGCCGACGGGGACTACACCGTCACCGTGACCGTGAAGGACGCCGCCGGTCACAGCATCCAGACATCCCAGGGCCTCATGATCCTGCCGCGCTCGCGTCCGGACCTGGTCATGGCCACGAGCGGGATGAACGCCAGCGGGTACGTCTACGTCGAGGCGCAGCCGCCGGGCGGATACCAGACCAACTATGTGCCGCAGGGCTGGTACGACTTCGACTGGGGCGACGGGAGCGCGGTCTACCACGGCGGCAGCAACGGGGCCGCGCACGTGGTCGGCTACGGGCACACCTACGCGCCGGGCAGCACGCCGACGATCACAATGCGGTACACGGACAGCGCCGGATGGCAGTGGGCGTGGACGTACGACCCCGTCCACGACGTCCAGAGCCCGACGGTCGGGAACCCGCCCTCGCCGGGCGGGTGGATCCTTCCCGGAGGGACTTCCGGCGGTGGCAACCCCGGAGGCGGGGGCGGTGGCGGGACCGGGGGCGGCGGAGGCGGCGGCGGCACCACCCCGGGCGGCCCGAGCGGCCCCGGCGGCCCCACCGGCACCGCCGGCCAACCGGCCGTCACGCGCCTGGGCGGATCCGACCGCTACACGACCGCGCGGACCGTCTCGCAGGCCCAGTGGCACAACGGCGCGGCGGACGCCGTCATCCTCGCCCGCGGCGACAAGGCCCCTGACGCCCTGGCCGGCGTCCCCCTCGCCGCGCACCTCCACGGCCCCCTGCTCCTGACCGATCCCAAGGCCCTGGACGGCGCCACGCGCGCCGAGATCGACCGCGTCCTGGGCGGTCCGGCGTCGAAGAAGACGATCGACATCCTCGGCGGCGCCGACGCGGTCTCCCCCACGATCGAGCAGGAACTGCGCAAGGCCGGCTACACCGTCAACCGCATCGGCGGCACCGACCGTTTCAGCACCGCGCTGGACGTGGCGAAGGCCTTCGGCCCGGCCACCGAGACGATCGTGGCCACCGGCCTGGACTTCCCCGACGCCCTCACCGCGGGCCCGCTGGGCGCGGTCCGCAACGCCCCCATCGTCCTGTCCGACGGCACGAGCCTCGACGCGGCGACCGCCGCGTTCGTCAAGAGCCACCAGACGATCGACGCGGTCGGCGGCCAGGCGGTCAAGGCCGTGGCCGCGGGCGCGCCGGGCAAGACCGTCCACGACCTCGCCGGCACCGACCGCTTCAGCACCGCCCAGGCGGTCGCGGCTGCGGTCGTGGCCACCACGGGCCACACTCCGGCCGGCGTCGGCGTGGCGTACGCGTTCAACTTCCCCGACGCCCTCACCGGCGGCGCGTACGCGGCCAACGCCGGTCAGCCGCTGCTGCTCACCGACGCCACGACGGTCGCCCCCTCGGCGCTGTCGTCGCTGCAGAGCTGGCGCGCCACCCTGACCGCCGTCGAGATCTTCGGCGGAACCAAGGTTGTCAGCCAGGGCGCGGAGGACACCATCGCGAAGGCGGTCGGCGGCGTCGAGCGCTAA
- a CDS encoding winged helix-turn-helix transcriptional regulator encodes MVMQLEPALADRDRWKADRCSIDKAISAIGTRSAILLMREAYYGTTRFDDFARRVGVTEAVAAARLKELTALGVLAKQPYREPGQRTRYEYVLTDMGRDLLPVVLGLMHWGDKYLQDDNGPLKVVDKQSGSPVRVRIQNEDGEDVTIDDMRVDVRRD; translated from the coding sequence ATGGTGATGCAGCTGGAACCCGCCCTGGCCGACCGCGACCGCTGGAAGGCCGACCGGTGCTCCATCGACAAGGCCATCAGCGCGATCGGCACCCGCTCGGCGATCCTGCTGATGCGGGAGGCGTACTACGGCACGACGCGCTTCGACGACTTCGCACGCCGCGTCGGCGTGACCGAGGCCGTCGCGGCGGCACGCCTGAAGGAACTGACCGCGCTGGGGGTGCTGGCCAAGCAGCCCTACCGCGAGCCCGGACAGCGGACGCGGTACGAGTACGTACTCACCGACATGGGACGCGACCTGCTGCCGGTGGTCCTGGGGCTGATGCACTGGGGCGACAAGTACCTGCAGGACGACAACGGTCCGCTGAAGGTCGTCGACAAGCAGAGCGGCTCGCCGGTGCGGGTGCGGATACAGAACGAGGACGGCGAGGACGTCACGATCGACGACATGCGGGTGGACGTACGGCGGGACTAA